One stretch of Pseudomonas fragi DNA includes these proteins:
- a CDS encoding TnsD family Tn7-like transposition protein yields MYFPRLYPDELLYSGIARCRVHLGIGSHKTLLHMLFGDSKVAAITDLPTHLTALANNTGLDAEGMILNHTLFPLYAPFIPPERRTDLFQAMLAPDRPTIGLSGASTALVKWPDWLRYCPICFEDMAARYGEPYWRRSWQIQGIDACPEHGCQLLNSPIPFRRAQRHEFHTASPLFLPRDLRVSPVGEEAIRLAKAAMQLLALEEVQSPGYGRWTNLYRYLATECGARRGRQVRAEVIWEKILASHQRDWLAANGLLTSGEPPPWLLAMFRKHRKGFSALQHLIVWTSLRPGQHAGELISEAKTRQVDLASERSVQLLPAEFEQKQQYRAIWLQALANHGGAKAARQDGAGACYAWLYRHDRHWLMVANQVRQRRQGNNSHIDWRARDIRLVRLLIRIGRGSEEDLGLPRRSRNWFLQQLPHRASVEHRLDQLPLCCTFLDRYAESVGEYQIRRLTAAMLKDVQTGITSRRWELEKRCGLEKSRVAPLTTAFIRLIGRWIE; encoded by the coding sequence ATGTACTTCCCCAGGCTCTACCCGGACGAACTGCTTTACAGCGGTATTGCCCGGTGCCGGGTACATCTGGGGATAGGCAGCCACAAGACCTTGCTGCACATGCTTTTCGGTGACAGCAAGGTTGCCGCGATCACCGATCTGCCCACACACCTGACTGCGTTGGCGAACAACACGGGCTTGGATGCGGAAGGCATGATCCTGAATCACACGCTGTTCCCGCTCTATGCCCCTTTCATTCCGCCGGAGCGCCGTACCGATCTTTTTCAGGCCATGCTTGCTCCCGACCGGCCGACGATTGGTCTGTCTGGGGCCTCGACGGCCTTGGTCAAGTGGCCCGATTGGCTGCGTTACTGCCCGATCTGCTTTGAAGATATGGCTGCGCGCTACGGTGAACCCTACTGGCGGCGTAGCTGGCAGATTCAAGGGATAGATGCCTGTCCCGAGCATGGCTGTCAGCTCCTGAACTCACCTATCCCGTTCCGTCGAGCGCAGCGGCACGAGTTTCATACAGCCTCTCCACTGTTTCTGCCCCGTGATCTTCGCGTGAGTCCCGTGGGCGAAGAGGCTATCAGGCTCGCCAAGGCTGCTATGCAGCTGCTGGCGCTCGAAGAGGTGCAATCGCCTGGCTACGGACGCTGGACCAACCTGTACCGGTACCTGGCTACAGAGTGCGGCGCCAGGCGAGGCCGGCAGGTCAGGGCTGAAGTCATCTGGGAGAAGATCCTGGCATCCCATCAAAGGGATTGGCTTGCTGCGAACGGTCTGCTGACATCCGGAGAGCCTCCACCTTGGCTGTTGGCGATGTTCAGGAAGCATCGCAAGGGATTCAGTGCGCTGCAGCATCTGATCGTCTGGACCAGCCTGCGCCCTGGCCAGCATGCTGGCGAGCTGATCAGCGAGGCGAAGACTCGCCAGGTCGACCTTGCCTCCGAGCGGTCAGTGCAGCTGCTCCCTGCTGAGTTTGAGCAAAAGCAGCAGTACCGAGCCATTTGGCTGCAAGCACTGGCTAATCACGGTGGAGCCAAGGCAGCCAGGCAAGACGGAGCAGGGGCATGTTACGCCTGGCTCTATCGTCATGACCGACACTGGCTGATGGTTGCGAACCAGGTCAGGCAGCGCCGACAGGGCAACAACAGCCACATCGACTGGCGAGCGCGTGACATAAGGTTGGTGCGCCTGCTGATCCGGATTGGTAGAGGTAGCGAAGAAGACCTGGGCCTTCCGCGCAGGAGTCGCAACTGGTTCCTGCAGCAGCTACCCCATCGGGCATCAGTCGAGCACCGTCTCGATCAATTGCCTCTTTGCTGCACCTTCCTGGATCGCTATGCCGAGTCCGTCGGCGAGTATCAGATCCGTCGCCTGACTGCAGCGATGCTGAAGGATGTACAGACAGGCATAACGTCTAGGCGCTGGGAGCTGGAAAAGCGTTGTGGATTGGAAAAAAGCAGGGTGGCACCACTGACCACTGCGTTCATTCGATTGATAGGAAGATGGATTGAATAG
- a CDS encoding Mu transposase C-terminal domain-containing protein, giving the protein MGELRKRLLWSGTEQAIWIDIDSDTALPEPISIVELERLIMERELESIADPFEETVLREVEEGSLDQQKRDEAWGMLADFVHDPQLFVRRPRGLIVRGIMERHGVTNQTVYRLLRRYWQRGMCRNALLPDYVNSGARGKRRKPNQAKLGRPRVVMEGKGSNVTPDIERIFRRVIEERLLKEKHPSIPDAYAAGLNLLRAVLTELPTSELPTLGQFRYFYGREYHFTDTLPCRVSAVDFAKDFRPLSSTSTTEALGPGYRYQIDATIADIYLVSEHDRSLIVGRPVVYMVIDVFSRMVVGMYVGFEGPSWVSAMVALANTVADKVEYCRQYSVEIDASDWPVKGLPDVVLADKGELNGTKVEAFSQAFGVRIENAPARRGDAKGIVERYFRTVQERFKPYASGVVEDTTSRKRGGHDYRLDASLTLPEFTQIIIAGILYHNNFHTLSKYDRTSGMPGDLPAIPVMLWNWGLANLTGRLRTAPEELVRINLLPHESATVSELGIRLFGCFYTCQEAIREGWFHRGQGRRPTGVTVAYDPRSADHIYLRPSNSLKDYWVCDLADRSRRFRGMTFWDVWLLSREERRSDTNAAAEALVERGNLLKQIESIVAQAEDASPVKTGMTTKDLGTQIRENKQQEKRQERQKAAFKPDKAQQEKPAEVIPLRGEKQEDYAFPDLSDLIFKEEEDD; this is encoded by the coding sequence ATGGGGGAACTGCGAAAGCGCCTGCTTTGGTCCGGTACCGAGCAGGCAATCTGGATCGATATCGATTCGGACACGGCGTTGCCCGAACCGATATCGATTGTAGAGCTGGAGCGTCTGATCATGGAGCGGGAGCTGGAGAGCATTGCCGATCCCTTCGAGGAAACAGTCCTACGGGAGGTTGAGGAAGGTTCCCTTGATCAGCAGAAGCGTGATGAAGCTTGGGGAATGCTGGCGGATTTTGTGCACGACCCCCAGCTTTTCGTGCGGCGCCCCAGAGGGCTCATTGTCAGAGGCATCATGGAGCGCCATGGTGTCACCAATCAGACGGTGTATAGGTTACTGAGGCGCTACTGGCAGCGAGGCATGTGCAGGAATGCCCTCTTGCCGGACTATGTCAACTCGGGCGCCCGTGGCAAGCGCAGAAAGCCGAACCAGGCCAAGCTGGGCAGGCCCAGAGTGGTGATGGAGGGGAAAGGGAGCAATGTCACGCCGGACATCGAGCGCATTTTTCGCCGGGTCATCGAGGAACGTTTGCTCAAGGAAAAACATCCGTCCATTCCTGATGCCTACGCCGCCGGGCTGAATCTGCTCCGTGCTGTTCTGACGGAGCTGCCGACCTCCGAACTGCCTACATTGGGGCAGTTCCGTTACTTCTATGGGCGCGAATATCACTTCACCGACACCTTGCCATGCAGGGTGTCCGCAGTGGATTTTGCCAAGGACTTCCGACCGCTCAGCAGTACATCGACGACCGAGGCACTGGGGCCCGGATACCGCTACCAGATCGATGCCACCATCGCCGATATCTATCTGGTTTCAGAACATGATCGCAGCCTTATCGTCGGCAGGCCTGTCGTTTACATGGTGATCGACGTGTTCAGCCGCATGGTCGTTGGTATGTACGTCGGATTCGAGGGACCTTCCTGGGTCAGTGCCATGGTGGCATTGGCCAACACGGTCGCCGACAAGGTTGAGTATTGCCGCCAGTATAGCGTGGAGATCGATGCCAGCGACTGGCCGGTCAAAGGCTTGCCGGATGTGGTGCTGGCCGATAAGGGCGAACTGAATGGCACCAAGGTGGAAGCATTTTCCCAAGCCTTCGGCGTTCGCATCGAGAATGCACCGGCCAGGCGAGGAGATGCCAAGGGGATCGTCGAGCGTTATTTCCGGACGGTGCAGGAGCGTTTCAAGCCCTATGCCAGCGGTGTGGTCGAGGACACCACCAGCCGGAAGCGGGGTGGCCACGACTACAGACTTGATGCCAGTCTGACCTTGCCCGAGTTCACCCAGATCATCATTGCCGGCATCCTCTACCACAACAACTTTCATACCTTGAGCAAATACGACAGAACCTCTGGTATGCCGGGCGATCTGCCAGCCATCCCGGTCATGCTGTGGAACTGGGGCTTGGCCAACTTGACCGGCCGGTTACGTACTGCGCCCGAGGAGCTGGTGCGGATAAATCTCTTGCCCCATGAGTCGGCCACGGTTTCGGAGCTGGGAATCAGGCTGTTCGGCTGCTTCTACACCTGCCAGGAAGCAATCAGGGAGGGTTGGTTTCACCGAGGCCAGGGGCGCCGGCCGACAGGGGTAACGGTCGCATACGATCCGCGTAGCGCCGACCACATCTACCTGCGGCCGTCCAATAGTCTCAAGGACTACTGGGTTTGCGATCTTGCCGACCGCAGTCGACGCTTCAGGGGGATGACCTTCTGGGATGTCTGGCTGCTGTCCAGAGAGGAACGGCGTAGCGATACCAACGCGGCGGCGGAAGCTTTGGTAGAGAGAGGCAATCTTCTGAAGCAGATCGAGTCCATCGTTGCCCAGGCAGAGGATGCCAGTCCGGTCAAAACGGGTATGACCACGAAGGATCTGGGAACCCAGATCCGCGAGAACAAGCAGCAGGAAAAGCGCCAGGAACGCCAGAAAGCAGCATTCAAACCGGATAAAGCACAGCAGGAAAAGCCAGCCGAGGTGATCCCACTGCGGGGCGAGAAGCAGGAAGATTATGCCTTCCCAGATCTCAGTGACCTGATATTCAAGGAGGAAGAGGATGACTGA
- a CDS encoding Hsp20/alpha crystallin family protein codes for MDIDFKKLAPWNWFKKEQEEQQSTASLPVQRNDLPVAGGPVSPILQLHREIDRLFDDTFRGFGFPALAMPRWPSDWPGLLKPALDIQETDKQYKIALEVPGVEEKDIQITLDNDVLLVRGEKRQEQETKDGGFHRVERSYGSFQRALNLPTDANQDTIKAAFKNGVLTITMEKREASAPKQGRSIPING; via the coding sequence ATGGACATTGATTTCAAGAAGTTGGCTCCCTGGAACTGGTTCAAGAAGGAGCAGGAAGAACAACAGAGCACTGCCTCGCTGCCGGTGCAGCGCAATGACCTGCCGGTAGCGGGTGGGCCCGTCAGTCCCATCCTGCAATTGCACCGCGAGATCGACCGCCTGTTCGACGACACGTTTCGAGGCTTCGGCTTTCCGGCGCTGGCCATGCCACGCTGGCCGTCGGACTGGCCGGGCCTGCTGAAGCCGGCGCTGGACATCCAGGAGACCGACAAGCAGTACAAGATCGCCCTGGAAGTACCCGGCGTCGAGGAAAAAGACATCCAGATCACGCTCGACAACGACGTGCTGCTGGTTCGCGGTGAAAAGCGTCAGGAGCAGGAAACGAAAGACGGCGGTTTCCACCGGGTAGAGCGCTCCTACGGCAGCTTTCAGCGCGCTCTGAACCTGCCGACCGATGCCAACCAGGACACGATCAAGGCCGCTTTCAAGAACGGCGTACTCACGATCACGATGGAAAAGCGCGAGGCCAGTGCGCCCAAGCAGGGCCGCTCGATCCCGATCAACGGCTGA
- a CDS encoding heteromeric transposase endonuclease subunit TnsA, producing MSGTFKGLTQAQIDRRLKDGRGQGQGSDYKPFIYTRDVSSLGRSHRLPGSKTRRLHHLLSDLELAIFLTLDRSPHVTDIREQFPMRVEDTVRIAEELGLPHGCYKGTPQVLTSDFLVDFEDPQRPSIAIQAKYSTDLQKPEVIERLELERRYWQEKGIPWVIVTEREVSKVAFANIQWLYPAHAEGDIAQDDLAHYQQLFLLEFQRHPDRKLTAIAQGLDTSGQLEAGQALYWLRQLLARHCFLFDLDTPYRELKPKDLVANSHQMHQELSSVAR from the coding sequence ATGTCTGGAACATTCAAGGGGCTGACCCAGGCCCAGATCGATAGAAGGCTCAAGGACGGGCGTGGCCAAGGCCAGGGATCAGACTACAAGCCGTTCATCTACACCAGGGACGTGTCCTCGCTGGGTCGCTCCCACCGCCTGCCTGGCAGCAAGACCCGGCGTTTACACCATCTTCTATCCGATCTTGAACTGGCCATCTTCCTGACCTTGGATCGGTCTCCCCATGTCACCGATATCCGTGAACAGTTTCCGATGCGAGTCGAAGATACGGTGCGCATCGCCGAGGAGCTTGGCCTGCCCCACGGTTGTTACAAGGGTACCCCGCAGGTACTGACCAGCGACTTTCTGGTGGATTTCGAAGATCCTCAGCGCCCGAGCATCGCGATTCAGGCCAAGTACAGTACCGACCTGCAGAAGCCTGAAGTTATCGAGAGGCTTGAGCTTGAAAGGCGCTACTGGCAGGAAAAAGGTATTCCCTGGGTCATCGTCACGGAGCGCGAGGTATCCAAGGTGGCATTTGCCAATATCCAATGGCTCTATCCTGCCCATGCTGAAGGCGACATCGCTCAGGACGATCTCGCCCATTACCAGCAGCTGTTTCTGCTCGAGTTTCAGCGTCACCCAGACCGGAAGCTGACCGCTATTGCCCAAGGACTGGATACCTCCGGCCAGCTGGAGGCCGGTCAGGCGCTCTATTGGCTACGCCAGTTGCTGGCCCGGCACTGTTTCCTTTTCGATCTTGACACTCCTTACCGGGAGCTGAAGCCGAAAGACCTGGTTGCCAACTCTCATCAAATGCATCAGGAGCTGAGCAGTGTTGCCCGTTAA
- a CDS encoding Tn7-like element transposition protein TnsE — MNRTVFRQIPNGSRLLAVGNFFRAKTPAAQWQLAALFERNGQLQLQRFAQEMSCVLAVGREFLGEEGAPYRPSGFKKTVVLPAIDTWRERQLGECPRLARRLAANPEISGQRCFVFEVDGLTVWLPKFELARKMFFHAAFIVRAAFAPNGLDMAFTIYREGDVVHIHTPPKTGAPSQLLKIKGYRDHFSWLLLNQDVRRSFESIWQSLNQRQERVLQESAYARWQFDFQAPTSLAGTTMDVRGPFDPESNELLVWEIEKLQGLRFSHRGDIFFHHPALKLPVRGENTGCVSVPSGAKELEVDADEEPTAAKEQRLIHLPVEGVTFDAQLRTKIAYNGERANGHGKKVDDEQCPSRESQLFGVADPVSEGSIASGEFQQLGEGEGDGDEHERLADRFSLLREILEQITQESGVALVALEVRPLPPVPRCSYHMIDHEKSRCYLLARFKLQNGDQRYLLEIDTSDNRKTMSTRIMGFKAGVEAGKCIDRILRETVKGSLRWPGTMAKYCEPLHSVHHPKESSPGANHARVFDWKQRIRAALG, encoded by the coding sequence TTGAATAGGACAGTATTTCGTCAGATCCCGAACGGATCCAGGTTGCTGGCCGTTGGAAATTTTTTCAGGGCCAAGACTCCGGCGGCCCAGTGGCAGTTGGCGGCTCTCTTTGAGCGTAACGGTCAGCTGCAGCTGCAGCGGTTCGCACAGGAGATGTCGTGTGTCTTGGCCGTTGGTCGCGAGTTTCTTGGCGAAGAAGGGGCTCCTTATCGTCCCAGTGGTTTCAAGAAGACGGTGGTGCTTCCTGCAATAGATACCTGGCGGGAAAGGCAGTTGGGTGAGTGCCCACGTCTGGCCAGAAGGCTTGCTGCAAATCCTGAGATATCTGGACAGCGATGCTTTGTGTTCGAGGTCGATGGTCTGACCGTCTGGCTGCCGAAATTCGAGCTGGCACGAAAAATGTTCTTCCACGCAGCCTTCATCGTTCGTGCAGCCTTCGCACCGAATGGCTTGGACATGGCCTTCACGATCTACAGAGAGGGCGATGTTGTTCATATCCATACGCCCCCGAAGACGGGGGCCCCAAGTCAGCTTCTCAAAATCAAGGGATACAGAGACCATTTCAGTTGGCTGCTGCTGAATCAGGATGTGAGGCGATCCTTCGAGTCAATCTGGCAAAGCCTCAATCAAAGGCAAGAGCGGGTACTGCAAGAGTCGGCGTATGCCAGGTGGCAGTTCGACTTTCAGGCACCCACTTCCCTCGCGGGTACCACCATGGATGTGCGAGGCCCCTTTGATCCGGAAAGCAACGAATTGCTGGTCTGGGAGATCGAAAAGCTTCAGGGGCTCCGGTTTAGCCATCGCGGTGATATTTTTTTCCATCACCCTGCTCTCAAGTTACCCGTCAGGGGAGAGAACACAGGCTGTGTATCCGTGCCATCGGGAGCGAAAGAGTTGGAGGTGGATGCTGACGAAGAGCCGACTGCTGCCAAGGAGCAGAGGTTGATTCATCTGCCCGTTGAGGGAGTCACGTTTGATGCTCAGCTGCGCACCAAGATCGCCTACAACGGGGAGCGTGCCAACGGTCATGGCAAGAAGGTCGACGACGAGCAATGCCCGAGCAGAGAAAGCCAACTCTTCGGCGTGGCTGATCCTGTGAGCGAGGGCAGCATAGCGTCAGGAGAATTCCAACAATTGGGTGAGGGAGAGGGTGATGGGGACGAGCATGAACGGCTTGCAGATCGCTTCTCGCTGCTCCGAGAGATTCTTGAACAAATCACCCAAGAGTCTGGAGTTGCGCTGGTAGCACTGGAAGTGAGGCCTCTGCCGCCCGTTCCACGTTGCAGCTACCACATGATTGATCACGAAAAATCACGCTGCTATCTGCTGGCAAGGTTCAAGCTGCAAAACGGCGATCAACGCTACCTTCTAGAAATAGATACCTCAGACAACCGGAAGACCATGTCAACGCGGATCATGGGCTTCAAAGCAGGTGTTGAGGCAGGAAAATGCATAGACAGGATCTTGAGGGAGACAGTGAAAGGCTCGTTGCGTTGGCCAGGCACCATGGCGAAGTACTGTGAGCCTTTGCACTCTGTGCATCACCCGAAAGAAAGCTCACCTGGGGCCAACCATGCCCGGGTGTTCGACTGGAAGCAGCGGATACGCGCGGCCCTAGGCTGA
- a CDS encoding transposase, with translation MPPQRRTYSKSFKAQVIQECSEPGASIANIALGYSLNANLVHKWIRLHTQKTTAIQPAFIPLPSQMLGAGSHAQVRCCDHEFDPVGP, from the coding sequence ATGCCCCCTCAGCGCCGTACCTACAGCAAATCTTTCAAGGCCCAGGTCATTCAGGAGTGTTCTGAACCCGGTGCCTCCATCGCAAACATCGCCTTGGGCTACAGCCTCAATGCCAACCTCGTCCACAAATGGATTCGGCTGCATACCCAGAAAACCACGGCTATCCAGCCAGCGTTCATCCCGTTGCCTTCTCAAATGCTCGGCGCGGGATCGCATGCTCAAGTGCGCTGCTGCGATCATGAGTTTGATCCAGTCGGCCCGTAA
- the glmS gene encoding glutamine--fructose-6-phosphate transaminase (isomerizing): MCGIVGAVAERNITAILLEGLKRLEYRGYDSAGVAVFTNNGTLERMRRNGKVAELEQALAGEPLAGRLGIAHTRWATHGAPCERNAHPHFSGSDLAVVHNGIIENHEALREQLKGLGYTFTSDTDTEVIAHLLNHKLKDHNDLTAALKATVKELHGAYGLAVISAKQPDRLVAARSGSPLVIGLGLGENFLASDQLALRQVTDRFMYLEEGDIAEIRRDSVQIWDVNGQSVQREAVQYSDGAEAADKGEYRHYMLKEIHEQPAVVQRTLENRLGQDHVLVQAFGPQAKELFAKVRNVQIVACGTSYHAGMVARYWLESLAGIPCQVEVASEFRYRKVVVQPDTLFVSISQSGETADTLAALRNAKELGFLGSLAICNVGISSLVRESDLTLLTQAGREIGVASTKAFTTQLVGLLLLTLSLGQVRGTLEEGVEAQLVEELRRLPARLGEALAMDSVVEKVAELFADKHHTLFLGRGAQFPVAMEGALKLKEISYIHAEAYPAGELKHGPLALVDNDMPVVTVAPNNELLEKLKSNLQEVRARGGELIVFADEQAGMSNGEGTHVINMPHIHDVLAPILYTIPLQLLSYYVAVLKGTDVDQPRNLAKSVTVE, from the coding sequence ATGTGTGGGATCGTTGGCGCAGTCGCTGAACGTAATATCACGGCCATTCTGCTGGAAGGCCTGAAACGTCTTGAATACCGTGGTTACGACAGCGCAGGTGTGGCTGTCTTCACCAACAATGGCACCCTGGAGCGCATGCGCCGCAACGGTAAAGTGGCCGAGCTGGAGCAAGCCCTGGCCGGTGAACCCCTGGCCGGCCGCCTGGGTATTGCCCACACCCGTTGGGCAACTCACGGTGCGCCTTGCGAGCGTAACGCTCACCCGCATTTCTCCGGTTCCGATCTGGCTGTAGTGCACAACGGCATCATCGAAAACCATGAAGCCCTGCGTGAACAGCTCAAAGGCCTGGGCTACACATTCACCTCGGATACCGATACCGAAGTGATTGCTCACCTGCTCAACCACAAACTCAAAGACCACAACGACCTGACTGCGGCGCTCAAGGCCACCGTCAAGGAGTTGCACGGTGCCTACGGTTTGGCCGTGATCAGCGCCAAACAACCTGACCGTCTGGTTGCAGCCCGCAGCGGCAGCCCGCTGGTGATTGGCCTGGGCCTGGGTGAAAACTTCCTGGCCTCCGACCAACTGGCACTGCGCCAGGTCACTGACCGTTTCATGTACCTGGAAGAAGGCGACATCGCTGAAATCCGTCGTGACAGCGTGCAGATCTGGGATGTGAACGGTCAGAGCGTTCAGCGCGAAGCCGTGCAATACAGCGATGGCGCAGAAGCGGCCGACAAGGGCGAATACCGCCACTACATGCTCAAGGAAATCCACGAGCAGCCTGCAGTCGTGCAGCGCACCCTGGAAAACCGTCTGGGCCAGGACCATGTACTGGTTCAGGCTTTCGGTCCACAGGCGAAAGAATTGTTCGCTAAAGTCCGCAATGTTCAGATCGTCGCCTGTGGTACCAGCTACCACGCAGGTATGGTTGCCCGTTACTGGCTCGAAAGCCTGGCCGGTATTCCGTGCCAGGTCGAAGTGGCCAGCGAGTTCCGCTACCGCAAAGTTGTGGTGCAACCGGACACCCTGTTTGTTTCAATCTCGCAATCGGGCGAAACCGCCGACACCCTGGCCGCACTGCGCAATGCCAAAGAATTGGGCTTCCTGGGTAGCCTGGCGATTTGCAACGTCGGTATCAGCTCCTTGGTTCGTGAGTCGGATCTGACGCTGCTGACCCAAGCCGGTCGCGAAATCGGTGTAGCTTCCACCAAGGCATTTACCACTCAGCTGGTAGGCCTGTTGCTGCTGACCCTGTCCCTGGGTCAAGTGCGCGGCACCCTGGAAGAGGGTGTCGAAGCACAGCTGGTTGAAGAGCTGCGCCGTTTGCCAGCGCGTCTGGGTGAAGCCCTGGCGATGGATTCGGTGGTTGAAAAAGTAGCTGAGTTGTTTGCCGACAAACACCACACCCTGTTCCTGGGTCGCGGCGCTCAGTTCCCGGTAGCAATGGAAGGCGCACTCAAACTCAAAGAAATTTCGTACATCCACGCCGAAGCGTATCCGGCGGGCGAGTTGAAGCACGGTCCGCTGGCGCTTGTGGATAACGACATGCCGGTGGTAACTGTTGCACCGAACAATGAGCTGTTGGAAAAACTGAAATCCAACCTGCAAGAAGTGCGTGCCCGCGGTGGCGAGCTGATCGTGTTTGCTGATGAACAGGCAGGTATGAGCAACGGCGAAGGCACCCATGTGATCAACATGCCGCATATCCACGATGTGCTGGCGCCGATCCTCTACACCATCCCGCTGCAACTGCTGTCGTACTACGTTGCCGTACTTAAAGGCACCGACGTGGACCAGCCGCGTAACCTGGCTAAATCCGTGACTGTGGAATAA
- a CDS encoding helix-turn-helix domain-containing protein has product MKAHLQVIFTLDELAAYLKVGKRTLYRLAAHGEIPAFKVGGTWRFRQSEIDQWINDQTRAGAKKEVMRKREQQKSSEQPVSPGRTARRSRQRA; this is encoded by the coding sequence ATGAAAGCGCACCTACAGGTGATTTTCACGCTCGATGAATTGGCTGCGTACTTGAAAGTCGGCAAGCGGACGCTTTATCGGCTCGCCGCGCACGGGGAAATTCCGGCTTTCAAGGTGGGCGGGACGTGGCGGTTTCGTCAAAGTGAAATCGATCAGTGGATCAATGATCAGACCCGAGCCGGAGCAAAGAAGGAGGTGATGCGCAAGCGTGAACAGCAGAAGTCATCCGAGCAGCCCGTGTCGCCTGGGCGCACTGCCCGTCGCAGCAGGCAAAGGGCTTGA
- a CDS encoding ATP-binding protein, which translates to MTEEFQRGVIPLARYQEQQLPEYQDNPLISALPPIPDLQEVVDLLQQLPGFEPQEALLDGRLRAHAIARLLHGFFQPLSHHLELESKISLMIRQGYIGRNPASGAWYAHLQNGYRRVEEEDLDAAVYQSVSSTANSLSLFGCSGCGKTRTLERILGMYPQALHHPDYNITQLVYLKIDCPIDGDLDELCLSFFNEVDKILGTHYSRSHGRKKLGTKRLLASMCQVANLHTLGVLIIDEVQNLNEARSGGAEKMHNFFVSLVNTIGVPIIQVGTHRASKFFQRTFRAARRVSGLGSIRWDRLPRDEHWKRLLKRLWKYQWLRNAAPLDDELEATMYDLTQGVMDIVIKLFALAQIRAIVTGVECIKPLLLRRVFEDEFKPVHPMLAALRSGRPELIAKYDDLLMPEIEGRLLTLTRSLDSVPQPKPPAPPADDKAKRLAALLEGMEIPRDIAIPMADELLAENPDIPLAALIHKATAYLAQDAPKRPGISRVKRTEWGCLSEEDLRRRYADGPESEAYDRFKQAGLILDLRPLLRAS; encoded by the coding sequence ATGACTGAAGAATTCCAGCGCGGAGTCATTCCCCTGGCGCGTTACCAGGAGCAGCAGCTTCCCGAGTATCAGGACAATCCGCTCATCAGCGCATTGCCTCCGATTCCTGATCTGCAGGAGGTGGTCGATCTATTGCAGCAGCTTCCCGGTTTCGAGCCGCAGGAGGCGCTTCTGGATGGTCGGCTCAGGGCACATGCGATTGCCCGCCTGTTGCACGGCTTCTTCCAGCCGCTGAGCCATCACTTGGAGCTGGAGAGCAAGATCAGCCTGATGATCCGTCAAGGGTACATCGGTCGGAATCCGGCCAGCGGTGCCTGGTATGCGCACCTGCAGAATGGCTATCGCCGTGTCGAGGAGGAGGATCTGGATGCGGCGGTGTACCAGAGTGTCTCCTCTACGGCCAACAGCCTGTCGCTGTTCGGCTGCTCCGGTTGCGGCAAGACGCGCACGCTGGAGCGGATTCTGGGCATGTACCCCCAAGCTCTCCATCACCCTGATTACAACATCACCCAACTGGTCTACCTGAAGATCGACTGCCCAATTGACGGTGACTTGGATGAGCTGTGCCTGAGCTTCTTCAACGAAGTAGACAAGATCCTGGGTACCCACTACAGCCGTAGCCACGGACGCAAGAAGCTGGGTACCAAACGTCTGCTGGCATCCATGTGCCAGGTGGCCAATCTGCACACGCTCGGAGTGCTGATCATCGACGAGGTTCAGAACCTCAACGAGGCACGCTCCGGTGGTGCCGAAAAAATGCACAATTTCTTCGTGTCGCTGGTGAACACCATCGGTGTTCCGATCATTCAGGTCGGCACCCACCGGGCCAGCAAGTTCTTCCAGCGCACGTTCCGGGCTGCTCGGCGGGTCTCCGGGTTGGGCAGCATCCGCTGGGATAGGTTGCCTCGGGACGAGCATTGGAAGCGTCTGTTGAAGCGGCTTTGGAAGTATCAGTGGCTGCGAAATGCGGCGCCGCTGGATGATGAACTGGAGGCTACGATGTACGACCTCACCCAAGGGGTCATGGACATCGTCATCAAGCTGTTCGCGCTGGCGCAGATCCGGGCGATAGTGACAGGTGTCGAGTGCATTAAGCCGCTGTTGCTGCGCAGGGTTTTCGAGGACGAGTTCAAACCGGTCCATCCGATGCTGGCGGCCTTGCGGAGCGGTAGGCCCGAGCTGATCGCCAAATATGACGACCTGCTGATGCCAGAGATCGAGGGACGGTTGCTGACCCTGACTCGCTCTCTGGATAGCGTCCCCCAACCTAAACCACCGGCCCCTCCGGCTGATGACAAGGCAAAGCGGTTGGCCGCCCTGCTCGAAGGTATGGAAATCCCGAGGGACATCGCCATTCCCATGGCCGATGAATTGTTGGCGGAGAATCCGGACATCCCGCTGGCGGCCCTGATTCACAAGGCCACGGCCTACCTCGCGCAGGACGCTCCCAAGAGGCCCGGCATTTCCAGAGTTAAGCGGACGGAGTGGGGGTGCCTATCCGAGGAGGATCTGCGCCGACGTTATGCCGATGGGCCTGAAAGCGAGGCCTATGACAGATTCAAGCAGGCTGGCTTGATCCTCGATCTGCGGCCTCTGCTGAGAGCGAGCTGA